A genomic stretch from Garciella nitratireducens DSM 15102 includes:
- a CDS encoding stage II sporulation protein M: protein MKLNFRYIKIASLIFLIFFIIGFIGTYIYCNRIEFDNAIGDQLVINKIYFSEIIIRNLTVCVIAILGIITFKISSILVLIINAVILSFILSANYVTTGELWYFIRIVIPHAIFEIPAIVISSSIGFEGFSYFKDYSFKEKISNLFLIIGLLIVAAFVEVNISTLFV, encoded by the coding sequence ATGAAATTAAATTTTAGATATATTAAAATAGCATCTTTGATATTTTTAATCTTTTTTATAATAGGATTTATTGGTACTTATATTTATTGTAATAGAATAGAATTTGATAATGCTATTGGAGACCAACTTGTAATAAATAAAATTTATTTTTCAGAAATAATAATAAGAAATTTAACAGTATGTGTCATAGCGATACTAGGAATAATTACTTTTAAAATAAGTAGTATCCTAGTATTAATAATAAATGCTGTTATACTTAGTTTTATATTAAGTGCCAATTATGTAACAACTGGAGAACTATGGTACTTTATTCGAATAGTTATTCCGCATGCAATTTTTGAAATACCTGCTATCGTTATTTCTTCCTCCATAGGTTTTGAAGGATTTTCATACTTTAAGGATTATTCTTTTAAGGAAAAGATATCTAATCTTTTTCTAATTATAGGACTATTAATTGTAGCAGCATTCGTTGAAGTAAATATATCTACGTTATTCGTATAA
- a CDS encoding ABC transporter ATP-binding protein, with product MTTLNMTTLLEIKNINKTIQNKTILKNLSFKLLKGHITALLGPNGSGKTTTLKILSKLIGYDSGILEFDDSLNHINKKVMLVFDEPILYEELTGIEHLNFNMELYNIKLTETEKKEYMQMFQLEQYMYDEIYTYSLGTRKKLQLLCTLINHPPILLLDEYISGLDPISLYNIKNILKQYALKGNSILLATHMLDVAEKFCDDVIIISNGGIVNNDLLSIHDIKEKYSSLEDYFLKSL from the coding sequence ATGACTACTTTAAATATGACTACTTTACTAGAGATTAAAAATATTAACAAAACGATACAAAATAAAACTATCTTAAAAAATCTATCTTTTAAATTATTAAAAGGTCATATAACAGCATTATTAGGTCCTAATGGCAGTGGGAAAACTACAACATTAAAAATATTAAGTAAACTGATAGGGTATGATAGCGGAATTTTAGAGTTTGATGATAGTTTAAATCATATAAATAAGAAAGTAATGCTTGTTTTTGATGAACCAATTTTATATGAAGAATTAACCGGAATAGAACATTTAAACTTTAATATGGAACTATATAATATAAAATTAACAGAAACTGAAAAAAAAGAGTATATGCAGATGTTTCAACTAGAACAATATATGTATGATGAAATATATACATATTCATTAGGGACAAGAAAAAAGTTACAATTGTTATGTACTTTAATCAATCATCCTCCTATATTACTTTTAGATGAATATATATCGGGGTTAGATCCAATAAGCTTATATAATATAAAAAATATTCTTAAACAATATGCCTTAAAGGGAAATTCAATATTATTAGCCACACATATGCTAGATGTTGCAGAAAAATTTTGCGATGATGTAATAATAATTAGTAATGGAGGTATAGTGAATAATGATCTACTCAGTATTCATGATATAAAAGAAAAATATTCTTCATTAGAAGATTACTTTTTGAAATCATTATAA
- a CDS encoding LytR/AlgR family response regulator transcription factor: MYIIAICEDDPIFLNALKPIIESRLRKLNTEYILDCFEDGESLVSEVVNSDVRYDAIFFDIALSGMSGIEVAKKIREVDESSLFIFITSLNNKVYQVFQFDTFHFIRKSYFEKEIKPVLD, encoded by the coding sequence ATGTACATCATCGCAATTTGTGAAGATGATCCAATCTTTTTAAATGCTCTGAAACCTATTATCGAAAGTCGTTTAAGAAAGTTAAATACAGAATATATTCTCGATTGTTTTGAGGATGGGGAGTCTCTGGTATCCGAGGTAGTAAATTCTGATGTAAGATATGATGCAATATTCTTTGATATCGCCCTGTCAGGAATGAGCGGAATAGAAGTTGCTAAGAAAATACGAGAAGTGGATGAATCCTCTCTCTTTATTTTTATTACTTCCTTAAATAATAAAGTATATCAAGTATTTCAGTTCGATACTTTTCATTTTATTCGAAAAAGCTATTTTGAAAAAGAAATAAAACCGGTATTAGATTGA
- a CDS encoding IS3 family transposase has protein sequence MNQKWCTDITSIYTVKNGWTYLASVMDFHSKKILGYAYDTSISARLAVKAVKNACLNVKNTKNIILHSDLGTQYTSHIFEDYLFSKGIIHSYSRKGNPYDNACIESFHSVLKKEEVNHHKYYDFNVAYKAIFEYIESWYNRKRIHSSIDYRTPQEVYEAALVAA, from the coding sequence ATTAACCAGAAATGGTGCACAGATATTACCTCTATTTATACTGTGAAAAATGGATGGACCTACCTTGCTTCTGTTATGGATTTTCATAGCAAAAAGATACTCGGTTATGCTTATGATACTTCTATATCTGCTAGGCTCGCTGTAAAAGCTGTTAAAAACGCCTGCCTTAATGTAAAAAACACAAAGAATATTATTCTACATAGCGATTTAGGAACCCAATATACAAGCCATATATTTGAGGATTATTTATTCTCTAAAGGCATTATTCATTCCTATAGCAGAAAAGGCAATCCCTATGATAACGCCTGTATAGAATCCTTCCATTCTGTATTAAAAAAGGAAGAAGTAAACCATCATAAATACTATGATTTCAATGTTGCGTACAAAGCAATATTTGAATATATTGAATCCTGGTATAACCGTAAAAGAATTCATAGTTCTATTGATTATAGAACTCCACAGGAAGTTTATGAAGCTGCTCTAGTTGCAGCCTAG
- a CDS encoding DUF362 domain-containing protein encodes MSIMDNKVYLAGCQDYRKENVENAVKRAFSAFHFPESFNMQGKKILIKVNLLSANNPDKAVTTHPEVVSAIVREVIKVGGEVTIADSPGGIYNQRILRRVYSFCGMDTAAEESGAKLNFDISHRKVKFSQGKFAKEFNIISPVLDADFIINIAKLKTHGLAYYTGAVKNLFGVIPGLEKARFHSLYPDKYKFNGVLVDLCEYIKPGISFVDGVVGMEGAGPSGGNAKHVGVIGASLNPYALDLAMSDLVSLPQSKIPILTEAVIQGLVAENVNKLEFLGDDPEQFKTSFEPAIKGAKRGNPIVFLIIRYLLPKKWEQGLSNKLTPWPKMMDKCIACGKCVEICPRQVIKIENKKAKPDYSGCIRCYCCHEICPVQAIELVKRSKL; translated from the coding sequence ATGTCTATTATGGATAATAAAGTTTATTTAGCAGGTTGTCAGGACTATCGAAAGGAAAATGTAGAAAATGCAGTAAAAAGAGCCTTTTCAGCCTTTCATTTTCCAGAATCTTTTAATATGCAAGGAAAGAAGATTTTAATTAAGGTAAATCTTCTTTCTGCTAATAATCCTGATAAAGCTGTTACTACTCATCCGGAAGTGGTTTCTGCTATTGTTCGGGAAGTTATTAAGGTCGGGGGAGAGGTAACAATTGCCGATAGTCCTGGAGGAATTTATAACCAAAGAATCCTTCGTCGTGTTTATTCTTTCTGCGGGATGGATACTGCAGCAGAAGAATCAGGTGCAAAGTTGAATTTCGATATATCCCATAGAAAAGTAAAATTTTCCCAAGGAAAATTTGCAAAGGAATTTAATATTATTTCTCCTGTTTTAGACGCAGATTTTATCATTAATATAGCAAAGTTGAAAACTCATGGACTTGCTTACTATACTGGTGCAGTCAAAAACCTTTTTGGTGTTATTCCTGGTCTTGAAAAGGCTCGGTTTCATTCTCTCTATCCTGATAAATACAAGTTTAATGGTGTTTTAGTGGATCTATGTGAATATATAAAACCAGGGATCTCTTTTGTAGATGGTGTTGTTGGAATGGAGGGCGCTGGTCCTTCAGGAGGAAATGCAAAACACGTTGGAGTAATAGGTGCATCTTTAAATCCATATGCGCTAGATCTAGCAATGAGTGATTTGGTTTCCTTACCCCAATCAAAGATTCCTATACTTACAGAAGCTGTAATTCAAGGATTGGTTGCTGAAAATGTAAATAAATTAGAGTTTTTGGGAGATGATCCTGAACAATTTAAGACAAGTTTTGAACCTGCCATAAAAGGTGCAAAAAGAGGGAATCCAATTGTTTTTCTAATCATCAGATATCTTCTTCCTAAAAAATGGGAGCAAGGATTATCCAACAAACTTACTCCTTGGCCAAAGATGATGGATAAATGTATTGCATGTGGAAAATGTGTGGAAATCTGTCCACGCCAGGTTATAAAGATAGAGAATAAAAAAGCAAAACCTGATTATTCTGGTTGCATACGTTGTTATTGTTGTCATGAAATTTGTCCAGTACAGGCAATAGAACTTGTCAAAAGATCCAAGCTATAA
- a CDS encoding LysR family transcriptional regulator, which produces MKLTLKQLKYFQMVCELKSVTQAAERLYVSQPSITNAIKNLEEDLSITLFDRSKKKLILTPEGEIFLDRVNTILSLVDNTIAEMKDYKDLKRGVLTIGVPPMIGTFIFPRIFTIFKKNYPNIQLNIIENGSLAVKKMIETDELDMGLIIMDSINEHLSALPILNSELLVCLNKEHNLSNRCKLTFDDIKNEPLILLKEGFYIRREILKLFSKHNVQPNIILSSNQLQTIQSLIINDVGISFLMKEIVQKNKSIIKIPFTNKVPINVHLVWKKDRYLSKISKTFIDFIASHSIY; this is translated from the coding sequence ATGAAACTTACGCTAAAACAGTTAAAATATTTTCAAATGGTTTGTGAATTAAAGAGTGTCACACAAGCCGCAGAAAGGCTTTATGTATCTCAACCTTCCATTACTAATGCTATTAAAAATTTAGAAGAGGACCTTTCTATTACACTTTTTGACCGTTCAAAAAAGAAACTTATTCTTACTCCAGAAGGGGAAATTTTTTTAGATCGAGTAAATACCATTTTGAGTCTAGTCGATAATACCATTGCAGAAATGAAGGATTATAAGGATCTTAAAAGAGGAGTATTGACAATTGGTGTACCACCTATGATTGGAACTTTTATATTTCCAAGAATATTTACCATTTTTAAGAAAAATTACCCAAATATACAACTAAATATCATTGAAAACGGTTCCTTAGCAGTAAAAAAAATGATAGAAACAGATGAGCTTGATATGGGACTTATTATAATGGATTCTATAAATGAACATTTAAGTGCTCTTCCCATTCTAAATAGTGAACTCCTAGTCTGTCTAAATAAAGAACACAATTTAAGTAATAGATGCAAACTTACATTTGATGACATAAAAAATGAGCCTCTTATCTTATTAAAAGAAGGTTTTTATATTCGACGAGAAATATTAAAATTATTTAGCAAACACAATGTGCAACCAAATATTATTTTATCGTCAAATCAATTACAAACCATACAAAGCCTTATAATAAACGATGTAGGCATTTCATTTTTAATGAAGGAAATTGTCCAAAAAAATAAAAGTATCATTAAAATTCCATTTACTAATAAAGTTCCCATAAATGTTCACCTTGTCTGGAAAAAAGACCGATATTTATCAAAGATTTCAAAAACATTTATAGATTTTATTGCCTCTCATTCTATATATTAA
- a CDS encoding CoB--CoM heterodisulfide reductase iron-sulfur subunit B family protein — translation MKYAYYPGCTLKTKAKELEKYAQDSAKVLGFELEEQKEWQCCGGVYPLATDEIATKLSSVRSLVASRNKGEKLVTLCSACHNVIKRVNNDMKTNENIRTKVNNYLQLSKEYQGETHVIHYLEVLRDEIGFNELAKKVKNPLQDRKIGAYYGCLLLRPSKIMNFDDPENPIIMEDFIKALGGSPIKYPYRTECCGGYHCLEKKDVANKMTRNILDSALKHGVKEIVTACPLCKYNLEMNAQRGDVNINVYYFTELLAEALGIKQDDRKGEI, via the coding sequence ATGAAATATGCTTATTATCCAGGTTGTACTTTGAAGACAAAAGCAAAGGAATTAGAAAAGTATGCACAAGACTCTGCAAAGGTGTTGGGTTTTGAACTAGAGGAGCAAAAAGAATGGCAGTGTTGTGGAGGAGTATATCCTTTGGCCACAGATGAAATCGCTACAAAGTTATCATCGGTAAGAAGTTTAGTAGCATCACGAAATAAAGGAGAAAAACTAGTTACCTTATGTTCAGCCTGTCACAATGTTATAAAAAGAGTAAATAATGATATGAAGACCAACGAAAATATAAGAACTAAGGTTAACAATTATCTTCAATTATCAAAGGAATATCAAGGAGAGACTCATGTAATTCATTACTTAGAAGTACTGAGAGATGAGATAGGATTTAATGAGTTAGCAAAAAAAGTTAAGAATCCACTTCAAGATCGAAAAATTGGCGCTTATTATGGATGTCTGCTTCTTCGACCAAGTAAAATCATGAATTTTGATGATCCAGAAAATCCTATTATAATGGAAGACTTTATAAAAGCTCTTGGAGGTTCACCGATAAAATATCCATATAGAACAGAATGTTGTGGGGGTTATCATTGCTTAGAAAAAAAAGATGTTGCAAATAAAATGACAAGAAATATTCTTGATTCTGCTTTAAAACATGGAGTGAAAGAAATTGTGACGGCATGTCCTCTCTGTAAATATAATCTAGAGATGAATGCTCAAAGGGGGGATGTAAATATAAATGTTTATTATTTTACAGAACTGTTAGCAGAAGCTTTAGGGATTAAACAGGATGATAGAAAGGGGGAAATCTAA
- a CDS encoding 4Fe-4S dicluster domain-containing protein → MKKIEINSTHNKEAINEILEISGERIQDCMQCGKCSAGCPASESMDLLPHQAIRLLQLGQLDRLKESNTIWICASCFTCGQRCPREVDLSKLMEAVRLTIIRRVGASKLKADDVPNLLDNKIPQQAIVSAFRKHHK, encoded by the coding sequence ATGAAAAAAATAGAGATAAATTCTACCCACAACAAAGAAGCCATCAATGAAATACTCGAGATAAGTGGAGAGCGAATACAGGACTGTATGCAATGTGGAAAATGTTCAGCAGGATGTCCTGCAAGTGAGAGTATGGATCTTCTACCACACCAGGCTATAAGATTATTACAATTAGGTCAATTAGATCGGTTAAAAGAGAGTAATACAATATGGATTTGTGCTTCTTGTTTTACTTGTGGACAACGTTGTCCTAGAGAGGTAGATCTTTCCAAGTTGATGGAGGCAGTTAGACTAACGATTATTAGGCGAGTAGGAGCAAGCAAATTAAAGGCAGATGATGTTCCTAATCTATTAGACAATAAGATACCACAACAAGCAATTGTTAGTGCCTTTCGAAAACATCACAAATAA
- a CDS encoding CoB--CoM heterodisulfide reductase iron-sulfur subunit A family protein, with protein MRKIGVFVCWCGSNIAATVDVERVTKAASEMSGVVYAKNYQYMCSEVGQKLIKDAIKEQNLDRVVIASCSPRIHESTFRKVVKNAGLNPYLIEIANIREQCSWVHKNKEEATRKAIDLVRAAVAKVTLNTGLIPGEIGVESRALVIGGGIAGIQTAIDIAEAGYEVDIIEKTPSIGGKMAQIDKTFPTLDCSACILTPKMVEASSHENINLYTYSEVEEVNGYVGNFEVIIKKKARSVDLEKCTGCGVCMEKCPSKKTKSEFEEGLTTRTAIYTPFPQAVPNVPVIDREACIKFKTGKCGVCQKVCPSNAVNFSQEDTYEKKKYGAIVVATGYDIILLDKFGEYQYVNHPDVITSLEFERLTNAAGPTSGKLVCPSDQRKPERVVFIQCVGSRDKTSRGKSYCSKICCMYTAKHAMLIREKYPDVEVYVFYIDIRTAGKDFDEFQRRAVEEYGVQYIKGMVGKVFPNGEKLQVHGIDAMTGDIIRMDADMVVLAAATKAKDDANILKRKLNISMDANHFFTEAHPKLRPVETHSAGIYLAGACQGPKDIPETVAQASAAAAKVIGLLSKNKLVNNPCVSIVDQSICSGCLACAKICPYDAISSKVIETNDPKNIHKKVVAEVNEALCQGCGGCTVACRPGAIDLKGFTNSQILAEVDAICQ; from the coding sequence TTGCGCAAAATTGGAGTTTTTGTTTGTTGGTGTGGAAGCAATATAGCAGCTACTGTAGATGTAGAGAGGGTTACAAAAGCTGCTTCAGAAATGTCAGGAGTTGTATATGCCAAAAATTATCAATATATGTGTTCTGAAGTAGGTCAAAAATTAATAAAGGATGCAATAAAGGAACAGAACCTAGATAGGGTAGTTATTGCATCTTGTTCCCCAAGAATTCACGAATCAACTTTTAGAAAAGTTGTTAAGAATGCAGGATTAAATCCATATCTCATAGAGATTGCAAATATAAGAGAACAATGTTCGTGGGTTCATAAAAATAAAGAAGAAGCAACAAGGAAAGCTATAGATCTTGTTAGAGCGGCGGTAGCGAAAGTAACTTTAAATACAGGATTGATCCCAGGAGAAATAGGAGTAGAATCTAGAGCACTAGTTATTGGAGGTGGAATTGCAGGAATTCAAACAGCGATCGATATTGCAGAAGCAGGATATGAAGTGGATATTATTGAGAAAACTCCAAGTATTGGAGGAAAAATGGCACAAATAGATAAAACCTTTCCAACACTAGATTGTTCTGCTTGTATCCTAACACCTAAGATGGTAGAAGCTTCTTCTCATGAAAATATTAATCTTTATACTTATAGTGAGGTAGAAGAGGTAAATGGGTATGTAGGAAATTTTGAGGTAATAATTAAAAAAAAGGCACGTAGTGTTGATCTTGAAAAATGTACTGGTTGTGGAGTATGCATGGAGAAATGTCCTTCTAAAAAAACAAAAAGTGAGTTTGAAGAAGGGTTAACTACTAGAACAGCAATTTACACACCATTTCCTCAAGCAGTACCCAATGTACCTGTTATAGATCGAGAAGCATGCATTAAATTTAAGACTGGAAAATGTGGAGTTTGTCAAAAGGTATGTCCATCTAATGCCGTCAACTTTTCTCAAGAAGATACTTATGAAAAAAAGAAATATGGAGCTATCGTGGTCGCAACTGGTTATGACATTATATTATTAGATAAATTTGGAGAATATCAGTATGTGAATCATCCTGATGTGATTACATCTTTAGAATTTGAACGACTTACCAATGCTGCAGGGCCGACTTCTGGAAAGCTTGTATGCCCATCAGATCAAAGAAAACCAGAAAGGGTAGTATTTATCCAATGTGTCGGCTCAAGAGATAAGACTTCCCGGGGAAAATCTTATTGTTCTAAAATATGTTGTATGTATACTGCAAAACATGCAATGTTAATTAGAGAAAAATATCCAGATGTAGAGGTTTATGTTTTCTATATAGATATTAGAACTGCAGGAAAAGACTTTGATGAATTTCAAAGAAGAGCTGTTGAAGAATATGGAGTTCAATATATAAAAGGTATGGTTGGGAAGGTTTTTCCTAACGGAGAGAAATTACAAGTTCATGGTATTGATGCAATGACAGGAGATATCATTCGTATGGATGCGGATATGGTTGTGTTGGCAGCAGCTACCAAAGCCAAGGATGATGCAAATATATTGAAGAGAAAGTTGAACATAAGTATGGATGCAAATCACTTTTTTACAGAAGCTCATCCAAAGCTACGTCCAGTAGAAACCCATTCTGCAGGAATCTATTTAGCAGGAGCCTGTCAAGGACCAAAAGATATTCCAGAAACAGTGGCTCAAGCTAGTGCTGCTGCGGCAAAGGTTATTGGACTTTTAAGTAAGAATAAATTAGTGAATAATCCCTGTGTCTCAATAGTAGATCAATCAATCTGTAGTGGTTGTTTGGCTTGTGCAAAGATATGCCCTTATGATGCAATTTCTTCTAAAGTGATAGAGACTAATGATCCGAAAAATATCCATAAAAAAGTAGTTGCTGAGGTAAATGAAGCTCTTTGCCAAGGATGTGGGGGATGTACTGTTGCTTGTCGTCCGGGGGCTATTGATCTTAAAGGATTTACCAATAGTCAGATTTTAGCGGAGGTGGATGCCATATGTCAGTAG
- a CDS encoding hydrogenase iron-sulfur subunit: MSVESKKSATTNKNEFEPLIVAFCCNWCSYAGADLAGTSRLNYPANIKIIRVPCSCRVNENFILRAFQRGADGVIIAGCHPGDCHYTSGNYFTRRRFSIMTNFLEYIGIERERFQVDWISGAEGNKFAMVMNEVVEKIYELGPNRKLRDARWIR, translated from the coding sequence ATGTCAGTAGAATCAAAGAAAAGTGCAACAACAAATAAGAACGAATTTGAACCTTTGATCGTAGCTTTTTGTTGCAATTGGTGTAGCTATGCAGGAGCTGATTTAGCTGGAACTAGTAGATTAAACTATCCTGCCAATATAAAGATTATTCGAGTTCCATGTTCTTGTAGGGTGAACGAAAACTTTATACTTAGAGCATTTCAGAGGGGAGCGGATGGAGTAATTATAGCTGGATGCCATCCAGGCGATTGCCATTATACGAGTGGAAATTATTTTACAAGACGTCGTTTTTCAATTATGACTAATTTTCTTGAGTATATAGGGATAGAAAGAGAGCGCTTTCAAGTAGATTGGATATCAGGAGCAGAGGGAAATAAATTTGCAATGGTAATGAATGAGGTAGTAGAAAAGATCTATGAACTAGGGCCGAATAGAAAGTTGAGGGATGCAAGATGGATAAGATAA